The Naumovozyma castellii chromosome 2, complete genome sequence TCACAATCCCTCAACCACCAAACTGGGTATTACAAGAACTCGAGACCATTCGAATTATATATCCAAGCAAACAGAAGCCCAAACCCAGAAAGCAAGTCACTAGTAATCCTTCTAAACCCATAAAtggttttattttatttagaTCTTATTATTCTCGCTGGGGATATGGTATTAAACAAACAATGCTCTCTCAGCTTCTAGctaaattttggaaatcttCGGATACAGACCAAGCGC is a genomic window containing:
- the HMLALPHA1 gene encoding transcriptional co-activator mating type protein alpha (ancestral locus Anc_1.1); this translates as MSSTIYCNQNKPLFKVNIPRRVRNRNSKQPLKPKPVTYDTCFNIFLKDPKNITIPQPPNWVLQELETIRIIYPSKQKPKPRKQVTSNPSKPINGFILFRSYYSRWGYGIKQTMLSQLLAKFWKSSDTDQALWDYFALQYSTVGCEMGVWV